The genomic DNA CTTGAAATTGACCACCGCGCGACCGGTAAACTCATCAAAGGTCTGCTGTCGGACCGCATACTCCTGAACGCCTGCCGTAACCGGGTCGGCATCGTAAAGCGCTGCGCGCGGAGCATCGAAGGCGCTACCGGTCTGCGTGTAAGGCACGCCGAAGCTCGCCAGGGTTGACCGCGAACGAGCATATTTGTTGTCGTTGTTGTACCGCAGGCCGAGCGTAAGGTTCAGTCGATCGTTGAAGTCGAAATAGGCTTCGCCGAAGATGCCGTAGGATTTCAGCCGAAAGAGATCGGTGTTGCTGCGGAAATACGGCGTAGCGGAAAATTCAGGTGCTCGCCCACCACCCAGCGCTCCGACGGTGCCAAGAACACCCGTTACATAGTCGATGGCGAACGCGTTGACGTAATAATCGCCGTTCCTGACCCGTCCATCGACATAGATGCCACCGAGCAGGAAGTTGAACATCCCGTCGAAGTCCGTTGAGATGATGCCTTCCACCGACCAATCCTTGGTCTGTTGGAACGAGCGATCGAACGCACCTGGCACCGCGCTGCAGCGGCTGAACCCACCGAACGACCCCAGGCCGGACGGCTCGGGGAGCGAGGTGCACAGATCGCCGGCAGGACCATTCGGAATGATCGCTGCCGCGATAGGCTGGAAATACGACGCCGGGATGCCGGGAACCGCGCCGCCGGCGATGGCTGCCAGTGTATTGAGCGTCGGCTGGATCAGTGAGCGATTGGAAACCCCAAGGTTATAGTCCTGCGACGAATCGACTGACGTCTCGTGGTACAGACCAGTCAGCTGCGCTTTGACCGGTCCGAAATTATGCTCGATCCGGCCTTGGATCGTCAGTTCGTCCGTCTTGTACGTCGGAGTGAATGCGGTGAACACTTCACGGGGATCTTCGAGAACCGGATTACCGGTATAGCCGTCCGGCCCGTAAATGCTGCCGAGACCCAGGGTTTGTCCGAGCGCCGGGCCGAACGCGATCGAAAGGAACTCACGACTACCAAGCGTACCCGTGAAGGTCGAGTTGGTGTTCGTCCGCCCGGCGTCGCGCCGGTTATTCAGGCATCCAAGCACGCCGGTCGGATCGGTCTGGCAAAGCTGCTTCTGGATGCGAAGCCGATCGTCGTCTTCCTTGAAGTACGACCCCATCACATCGATCGTCGTATCGACCGATGGCTCCCAGCGGATCGAGCCGCGAACCGAATACATGTCGCGACCGTCGATCTGTGTGTTGTCGTACAGATTCTTGGTGTAGCCGTCGCGGTTGAGGTAAAACCCAGCCACGCGGACGGCGAGCGTTTCGCCGATCGGCAGGTTGATCATGCCCTTTGCGCGGACCGAATCGTAATTGCCGTATTCGACCTCGCCTGAAGCAGCGAACTTGTCGGTGCGCGGCTTGGCAGTCAGGAAGTTGACCACGCCCGACGTCGCGCTGCGGCCGAACAGCGTGCCCTGCGGGCCGCGGAGCACCTCGACACGCTCGAGATCGAAATACTCGGTCTCGAAGATGCGCGTGGCGAGCAGAGGCGAGCCGTTGATGTGGATCGCGGTTGCCTGATCGCACGAGATGCCGACGCACAGATCGCCGATGCCGCGGATCGTGAAGCTCGATCCGGTGAAATTGCCCTTCGAGAAGGTCACGTTCGGCAGCGTCAGCTGCAGGTCCGACGCATTGTCGATCTGCTGTGCTTCGAGCGCTGCGGCCGAGAATGCGCTCACCGCGATCGGCACTTCCTGAAGCGTCTGCGATTGGCGCTGCGCAGTCACGACGATGTCGGTGTTGAAGCCGCTATCCGGAGAATTCGTTGTTCCGGTATTCTGTGCCTCGGGCGCCGCCTGGGCCAGAGCACTGGCTGGAAACGCTGCGATCAACGCCATCGCGGTCGCGGCAAACAAGTCTATCTTGCGCATCGGCATCCTCCCCTGGATCCGCGCCGGTTTGGTTCCGGTCTGCGGTCGTTCAATGGTGCGGTATGGACCGTAGCGCGTGAAAATTTCAGCCGTCAATTGAATTTGCGCAATGATCGTGCGGGGTGCAGAAGGCATGTGTCCGAAATGAAACAGTAGCGGATATGAACCTATGTTTCGCTGCAGCGCGAGATTGCATTGCAGCGCAAAAGGATGCTGAACCAAATGAACGTTAGTCGATCGCCACAAGACGGCGATGTAATGGGGGAAGACGGCAAGCTCGTCGTTCCCGAGCATGTTGCAGATGCGATACGAACACTCATCCGCTGGGCAGGCGATGATCCGACGCGCGAGGGGCTGCTTGATACGCCGCGTCGCGTCGCGCGCGCATGGCGAGAATATTGCGCCGGCTACGGCGACGATCCCGCGCATCATCTGTCGCGAATCTTCGAGGAGGTCGGCGGTTATGACGAGATTGTGCTGCTGAAGGACATCCCGTTTCAGTCGCATTGCGAACACCACATGGCGCCGATCATTGGCCGTGCGCATATCGCCTATCTGCCGCGCAACCATGTCGTCGGCATCTCGAAGCTGGCTCGCGTGCTCCATGCCTATGCCAGGCGCCTGCAGGTTCAGGAACGGCTGACGGCAGAGGTTGCCGACTGCATCTGGAGCGGGCTCAAGCCGCACGGCGTCGCGGTCGTGATCGAGGCGAGCCATGCCTGCATGTCGGCGCGCGGCGTGCGCACGCCCGGCGTCGCGATGGTGACCAGCCGGATGATGGGCGTGTTCCGCGACGACGAGCGCAGCCGCAAGGAAGTGCTTGCGCTGATGGGCCTGAAAGGCAGGACGTGAATCGCACTGTCCTAGTGACCGGGGGAGCGAAGAGAATCGGCGCTGCGATTGTCCGCGCTTGCGCCTCTGCGGGTTGGCGCGTGGTAATTCACTACGGCTGTTCGCGCGACGAGGCTGAGGCGCTCGCCGCTGAGATCGGCGGCGTCACCATTTCAGGCGACCTAGCTGATGTCGCCGCAATCGACGCGCTCTTCGCCCGCGCGGTGGCTGCCGCCGGCGGCCCGATTGGTGCGCTCGTGAACAGCGCTTCACGTTTCGAAGAGGACCGTCCCGAGACGATCGACGCGGCATTGGCGGCGCAGCTATACGCCATCAACTGCACCGCCCCGGCGTTGCTCGGCGCTGCCCTCGCCTCACAGTCAGGGCTAAACCACGGCGCGATCGTCAACTTGCTCGACCAGAAGCTGCAGAATCCGAACCCCGACTTCTTCTCCTACAGCCTCACCAAATATGCCCTTGCAGGTGCCACCGAGATGATGGCGATGGCGTTCGCACCGCGCATCCGCGTGAACGCCGTTGCGCCCGGCCTGACCCTGCCGAGCGGCGACCAGAGCGCCGCCGAGTACGACCGCGTCGCGCGCGAGAACCTGCTGCGCCGTCCGGTCGGTGCCGATCAGGTGGCAGCAGCCGTCGTCTATCTGCTCGACGCCGCCAGCGTTACCGGGCAGACGATCCACGTCGATAGCGGCCAGCGCTTCTTAAAGCGCGACGGCGACGTGATGTTTGAAGGGCGCCGGCGTGGCTGAATATACCGTTATCCTCGATCGGCTCGAGCTACCGATGCGCCTCGGCATCTACCCGCACGAGGCCGAACCGCAACGGATCCGGATCAACGTCGAAATGCTGGTGTCCTACGCTTGTCCGCCGAGCGCCGACACGATCGAGGAAGTTCTTGATTACGATTTCGTCCGCGACGGCATCCATGCCTTGGCGCGTACACACGTGTTCGCGCTGCAGGAGACGCTGGTCGAGGCGATCGCGTCGCTATGCTTCGCCGATCACCGTGTGCGGCAAGTCCGGGTGCGCTCGATGAAGCTGGACGTCTACCCCGACGCTCGAGTCGGCTGCGAGATCGTAAGAACGCGGTAGCGACGTCAGTCGCGCACCGCAGCCGCCGAACCGGGCTTGGTGAGATCGGCGACCTCGTATCCACCGATCGCGACGCGCCGACGAATGAGGCTGCCGATCGGCGTGATATAATCCGAGCGGCGCGTGAAGCGTTCGACCTTGTACACCCCATCCTGCGGATCCTGTCCGACCGTTTGGTCGTTGGTCGCATAGCGCCGGCCGGCGATCTGCTCGACGACCGAGCCAGCCCATGGAACGTTGGGCGACCCGCGCAGTACCTCCACCTCCGCCGTCCGGCCGTCCGGCTTGATCCAGAAGCCAACGTCTGCCCACTGGATCGAATCAAAATCGGTGGAGCGCCGCGTTATCATCTCCTGCTCGCCGAAGCGGCGCGCGAGAGAATTCGCAGCCGTCACGCTCGCCGCTGCGTCCAGTTCATACGGCGGCGCCCAGATTAGCAGCGGATCCCCCTGCTGGCTCTGCGACACTGCGCCGACAAGCGCCGTCACCTCGTCCTCGTCAGCTGCCTTCGCCGAAATTCGTAGTCGCAACACACTCAGCGCGGTCCGGAACCCTGGTTCTTTGCCGAGCGGCCTCGCCTCCAGTTCATCGAGCTTGCGCAACGCGGCGGCTTTCCGATCCTGCGCCGACGCCAGCCAGACGCGCTTCATCCCGGCGAGCATAGCCGGCACCGCGCGCCCGTCGCGCAGTGCGTCGTTCTCGATCGAGCGATAGGTCGCCTCCGCCTGACGATAGTCACCCAACTTTAGCCACATGTCGCCGGTCGCCGTCGTCGCAACCATCACCGACCGATCG from Sphingomonas radiodurans includes the following:
- a CDS encoding TonB-dependent receptor, translating into MALIAAFPASALAQAAPEAQNTGTTNSPDSGFNTDIVVTAQRQSQTLQEVPIAVSAFSAAALEAQQIDNASDLQLTLPNVTFSKGNFTGSSFTIRGIGDLCVGISCDQATAIHINGSPLLATRIFETEYFDLERVEVLRGPQGTLFGRSATSGVVNFLTAKPRTDKFAASGEVEYGNYDSVRAKGMINLPIGETLAVRVAGFYLNRDGYTKNLYDNTQIDGRDMYSVRGSIRWEPSVDTTIDVMGSYFKEDDDRLRIQKQLCQTDPTGVLGCLNNRRDAGRTNTNSTFTGTLGSREFLSIAFGPALGQTLGLGSIYGPDGYTGNPVLEDPREVFTAFTPTYKTDELTIQGRIEHNFGPVKAQLTGLYHETSVDSSQDYNLGVSNRSLIQPTLNTLAAIAGGAVPGIPASYFQPIAAAIIPNGPAGDLCTSLPEPSGLGSFGGFSRCSAVPGAFDRSFQQTKDWSVEGIISTDFDGMFNFLLGGIYVDGRVRNGDYYVNAFAIDYVTGVLGTVGALGGGRAPEFSATPYFRSNTDLFRLKSYGIFGEAYFDFNDRLNLTLGLRYNNDNKYARSRSTLASFGVPYTQTGSAFDAPRAALYDADPVTAGVQEYAVRQQTFDEFTGRAVVNFKITDDNLLYASYSRGYKSGGFNPPVQVPNLTIPDAFVPEIINAFEIGSKNTFDNGKFTLNLTGFYYKYKGLQLSRIVARSSINDNIDADIYGVEAESIIRPDRDWAINIGASYLKTKVTTEDPFINQRDVSGGDPNTVIIKDLQAAFNCVVRANTAAVAQTFVTIVNTGLGLRGPQAFPSDANLGAATGAFSLCDVLTAQTANPQVRGLLPAGSTVSVSEGVGVSIKGNSLPQAPVFKFSAGVQKTFEFANGMSFVPRFDLTYTGESFGNIFNGRINRIEGYEQANAQVQLNGMDQRWFVRGFVQNIFDNSATTGLYLTDQSSGLFTNIFTLEPRRYGIAAGFKF
- the folE gene encoding GTP cyclohydrolase I FolE codes for the protein MNVSRSPQDGDVMGEDGKLVVPEHVADAIRTLIRWAGDDPTREGLLDTPRRVARAWREYCAGYGDDPAHHLSRIFEEVGGYDEIVLLKDIPFQSHCEHHMAPIIGRAHIAYLPRNHVVGISKLARVLHAYARRLQVQERLTAEVADCIWSGLKPHGVAVVIEASHACMSARGVRTPGVAMVTSRMMGVFRDDERSRKEVLALMGLKGRT
- a CDS encoding SDR family oxidoreductase, encoding MNRTVLVTGGAKRIGAAIVRACASAGWRVVIHYGCSRDEAEALAAEIGGVTISGDLADVAAIDALFARAVAAAGGPIGALVNSASRFEEDRPETIDAALAAQLYAINCTAPALLGAALASQSGLNHGAIVNLLDQKLQNPNPDFFSYSLTKYALAGATEMMAMAFAPRIRVNAVAPGLTLPSGDQSAAEYDRVARENLLRRPVGADQVAAAVVYLLDAASVTGQTIHVDSGQRFLKRDGDVMFEGRRRG
- a CDS encoding dihydroneopterin aldolase; translation: MAEYTVILDRLELPMRLGIYPHEAEPQRIRINVEMLVSYACPPSADTIEEVLDYDFVRDGIHALARTHVFALQETLVEAIASLCFADHRVRQVRVRSMKLDVYPDARVGCEIVRTR
- a CDS encoding tetratricopeptide repeat protein is translated as MLTMLLMLQAATGDVIVTGKRLTEAQAACVAGGCTPLRDAQATIALAEVQFRDGAYLDAKRLLAAAISRNKDSAATAPRAVAALYEAYATVALHDGDRRAYSGAIARQVRTLRDNLPADDRSVMVATTATGDMWLKLGDYRQAEATYRSIENDALRDGRAVPAMLAGMKRVWLASAQDRKAAALRKLDELEARPLGKEPGFRTALSVLRLRISAKAADEDEVTALVGAVSQSQQGDPLLIWAPPYELDAAASVTAANSLARRFGEQEMITRRSTDFDSIQWADVGFWIKPDGRTAEVEVLRGSPNVPWAGSVVEQIAGRRYATNDQTVGQDPQDGVYKVERFTRRSDYITPIGSLIRRRVAIGGYEVADLTKPGSAAAVRD